A single region of the Brachypodium distachyon strain Bd21 chromosome 3, Brachypodium_distachyon_v3.0, whole genome shotgun sequence genome encodes:
- the LOC100832355 gene encoding receptor-like protein EIX2 yields the protein MTDHAQASRGPLLCCLLLLLLSSPQRATSMYLDDDDDGSFSGGGGPRQRSLSGVVLNSNSSNGTGAGAAFCRLLSLQILDLSNNRLSGELPDCWWNLQALQFMDLSNNSFSGEIPAAKASHNCSLESVHLAGNGFTGVFPPVLEGCNSLATLDIGNNRFFGAIPPWIGAGVPSLRILSLRSNNFTGQIPQELSRLSQLQLLDMANNSLTGSIPVAFGKLASMRDPKIVSTPGSLDGSNYQDRIDIIWKGQELIFQRTIQLLTGIDLSGNSLSQCIPEELTKLEGLRFLNLSRNRLSCGIPTDIGSLKNLEFLDLSSNELAGAIPQSISILSSLSIFNISNNHLSGKIPTGSQMQTLTDPLSYYNNSGLCGFPIAPCANTSLASEETKGEENQDQWLYYCVIAGIVFGFWLWFGVLFTMETWRSAVLLFVDGMQCNIMKKVSHIDQFLSEGNSDQYL from the coding sequence ATGACAGACCACGCACAGGCCTCCCGAGGCCCTCTGCTGTgctgcctcctcctgctgctgttATCCTCTCCCCAAAGGGCAACTAGCATGtacctcgacgacgacgacgacggcagcttctccggcggcggcggcccgcggCAGAGGAGCCTCTCCGGCGTCGTGCTCAACAGCAACTCCTCCaacggcaccggcgccggcgcggccttCTGCAGGCTCCTCTCCCTCCAGATACTGGACCTGTCGAACAACCGGCTCAGCGGGGAGCTGCCCGACTGCTGGTGGAACCTGCAGGCTCTGCAGTTCATGGACCTGTCCAACAACTCTTTTTCAGGTGAAATCCCCGCCGCCAAGGCAAGCCACAACTGCTCTCTCGAGTCGGTTCATCTTGCCGGCAACGGCTTCACCGGCGTCTTCCCGCCGGTCCTCGAGGGCTGCAACTCGCTGGCTACTCTGGACATCGGGAACAACAGGTTCTTTGGTGCTATCCCTCCTTGGATCGGGGCTGGCGTTCCATCGCTGAGAATCCTCAGCCTCAGGTCAAACAATTTCACCGGGCAAATCCCTCAGGAATTGTCGCGGCTTTCGCAGCTTCAGCTGCTTGACATGGCCAACAATAGCTTGACAGGGTCGATTCCGGTAGCCTTTGGTAAATTGGCCTCCATGAGGGATCCAAAAATTGTGTCGACTCCAGGGTCGCTAGATGGGTCCAACTATCAGGATAGAATCGACATAATCTGGAAGGGCCAGGAGCTCATCTTCCAAAGGACGATCCAGTTACTAACCGGCATCGATTTGTCGGGCAATTCGCTATCTCAGTGTATCCCTGAAGAGTTAACTAAACTCGAGGGCCTCCGGTTTCTGAACCTGTCAAGGAACCGTCTCTCATGTGGCATTCCTACAGATATTGGTAGCCTGAAAAATCTTGAATTCCTTGATCTATCGTCTAACGAACTTGCAGGAGCCATTCCTCAGAGTATATCGATCTTGTCGTCCCTCAGCATCTTCAACATCTCGAACAATCATTTGTCAGGCAAGATACCCACTGGGAGCCAGATGCAGACCTTGACTGACCCTTTAAGTTACTACAACAATTCTGGGCTTTGTGGATTTCCTATTGCTCCATGTGCGAATACTTCGCTTGCATCGGAAGAGACAAAAGGTGAAGAAAATCAGGATCAATGGTTGTACTACTGTGTGATTGCTGGGATCGTGTTTGGATTCTGGCTATGGTTTGGGGTGCTCTTTACAATGGAGACCTGGAGATCTGCTGTTCTCTTGTTTGTTGATGGCATGCAATGTAACATTATGAAGAAGGTGTCACACATTGATCAGTTTCTTTCAGAAGGAAACAGTGACCAATATCTTTAG
- the LOC100844685 gene encoding protein NRT1/ PTR FAMILY 5.2, whose translation MENGYGEYAKDGSVDLRGNPVLRSKRGGWKACTFIVVYELFERMAYYGISSNLVMYLTNRLHEGTVQASNNVTNWSGTVFLTPLVGAVVADAYLGRYWTFVAGSVIYLMGMILLTLSVTVPALKPPSCSGGSTASSSCPRASALQLGVYFGGLYTIALGHGGTKPNISTIGADQFDEFHPSEKLQKLSFFNWWMFTIFTGILVSSTVLVYLQDNISWGVGYGVPTLGLLVSVAIFLAGTPLYRHKVPQGSPLTTIARVLAAAVWKRRVSLPNDVKDQELHELEPEHYASKRTFRIEATDTMKFLNKAAVPTGTPAPRWTLCTVTQVEETKQIIKLLPLLVAMVLPCTLIAQTNTLFVKQGATLDRRVGKFSVPPASLGVFVTLTLLVCLALYDRVFVPVARRRTGNPRGITLLQRIGTGMLLQVATMAVTAAVESGRLSFARTHPAVHGVLPLTIFILLPQFVLMGASDAFLAVGQMEIFYDQAPESMKSLGTALSLTAYGAGNALSSVILSLVQRVTAARGTPWVTNDLNASRLDCYYALLAVLAALNLSVFVALSGRYTYRTESTETIDVAMDVQGPAAARFRSDSAPTA comes from the exons ATGGAGAACGGCTATGGGGAATACGCGAAGGACGGCTCCGTCGacctccgcggcaaccctgtCCTCCGGTCCAAGCGCGGCGGCTGGAAGGCCTGCACCTTCATCGTCG TATACGAGCTGTTCGAGAGGATGGCCTACTACGGGATCTCGTCGAACCTGGTGATGTATCTGACCAACAGGCTCCACGAGGGGACGGTCCAGGCATCCAACAACGTCACCAACTGGTCCGGCACCGTCTTCCTCACGCCACTCGTCGGGGCCGTCGTCGCCGATGCCTACCTCGGCCGCTACTGGACCTTTGTCGCCGGTTCAGTCATCTACCTCATG GGCATGATACTGCTGACGCTGTCGGTGACCGTGCCGGCGCTGAAACCTCCTTCCTGCTCTGGCGGCAGCAccgccagcagcagctgcccGCGTGCCTCCGCGCTGCAGCTGGGCGTGTACTTCGGCGGGCTGTACACGATCGCTCTGGGCCACGGCGGCACGAAGCCCAACATCTCGACCATCGGGGCGGACCAGTTCGACGAGTTCCACCCGTCGGAGAAGCTGCAGAAGCTCTCCTTCTTCAACTGGTGGATGTTCACCATCTTCACGGGCATCCTCGTCTCCAGCACCGTCCTCGTCTACCTCCAGGACAACATCAGCTGGGGAGTCGGCTACGGCGTGCCCACGCTCGGCCTGCTCGTCTCCGTCGCCATCTTCCTCGCCGGCACCCCGCTGTACCGCCACAAGGTGCCACAGGGCAGCCCGCTCACCACCATCGCCAgggtgctcgccgccgccgtctggaAGCGCCGCGTCTCGCTGCCAAATGACGTCAAGGACCAGGAGctgcacgagctcgagcccgAGCACTACGCGAGCAAGAGGACGTTCCGGATTGAAGCCACCGACACGATGAAGTTCCTGAACAAGGCTGCCGTACCGACagggacgccggcgccgcggtgGACGCTGTGCACGGTGACGCAGGTGGAGGAGACGAAGCAGATCATcaagctgctgccgctgctggtggCCATGGTGCTGCCGTGCACGCTCATCGCGCAGACCAACACGCTCTTCGTCAAGCAGGGCGCGACGCTGGACCGGCGCGTGGGGAAGTTCAGCGTGCCCCCGGCGAGCCTTGGCGTGTTCGTCACGCTCACCCTGCTCGTGTGCCTCGCGCTCTACGACCGGGTCTTCGTGCCCGTGGCCAGGAGGCGCACCGGGAACCCGCGCGGGATCACGCTGCTGCAGCGGATCGGCACCGGGATGCTGCTCCAGGTCGCCACCATGGCGGTCACGGCGGCCGTCGAGAGCGGCAGGCTGAGCTTCGCGAGGACCCACCCCGCCGTTCACGGCGTGCTTCCCCTGACGATCTTCATACTGCTGCCGCAGTTCGTGCTCATGGGCGCGTCCGACGCGTTCCTGGCGGTGGGGCAGATGGAGATCTTCTACGACCAGGCGCCGGAGAGCATGAAGAGCCTCGGCACGGCGCTGTCGCTGACGGCGTACGGCGCCGGGAACGCGCTCAGCAGCGTCATCCTCTCGCTCGTCCAGCGCGTCACGGCGGCAAGGGGAACCCCGTGGGTGACCAACGACCTCAACGCCTCCCGCCTCGACTGCTACTACGCGCTCCTCGCCGTGCTCGCCGCGCTCAACCTGTCGGTGTTCGTCGCGCTCAGCGGGAGGTACACGTACCGAACGGAGTCGACGGAGACCATCGACGTCGCCATGGACGTGCAGGGACCTGCCGCCGCAAGGTTTCGTTCCGATTCAGCACCAACGGCGTGA